One genomic window of Garra rufa chromosome 24, GarRuf1.0, whole genome shotgun sequence includes the following:
- the fzd8a gene encoding frizzled-8a has translation MGKNRMECYLLGIYLFLGLALLPRSSGTTAKEITCQEIAVPLCKGIGYNYTYMPNQFNHDTQDEAGLEVHQFWPLVEIQCSPDLKFFLCSMYTPICLEDYKKPLPPCRSVCERAKAGCAPLMRQYGFPWPDRMRCDLLPVQGAPDTLCMDYNRTDSTTVSPVLSKPTNYPSKAFNPHKKKSGRPGVGAKASKPCEPGCQCRAPMVAVNSDRHPLYNRVKTGQIPNCAMPCHNPYFTQDERTFTAFWIGLWSVLCFISTFATVATFLIDMERFKYPERPIIFLSACYMFVSIGYIVRLIAGHEKVACNREYDVEHIHYETTGPALCTVVFLLIYFFGMASSIWWVILSLTWFLAAGMKWGNEAIAGYSQYFHLAAWLIPSMKSIAVLALSSVDGDPVAGICYVGNQNLDNLRGFVLAPLVIYLFIGTMFLLAGFVSLFRIRSVIKQGGTKTDKLEKLMIRIGIFTVLYTVPATIIVACYFYEQHNRQSWEITHNCSCLLEQEIKRPDYAVFMLKYFMCLLVGITSGVWTWSGKTLESWRSFCTRCCWGSKGSGGSMYSDVSTGLTWRSGTASSVSCPKQMPLSQV, from the coding sequence ATGGGGAAAAACAGAATGGAGTGCTACCTGTTGGGGATTTACCTGTTCCTCGGGCTTGCCCTGTTGCCCCGGTCGAGCGGCACCACGGCCAAAGAGATCACCTGTCAGGAGATAGCCGTTCCTCTGTGCAAGGGCATCGGTTATAACTACACCTACATGCCCAACCAGTTCAACCACGACACGCAGGATGAAGCCGGCTTGGAGGTGCACCAGTTCTGGCCTCTGGTGGAGATCCAGTGCTCCCCGGATCTCAAGTTCTTCCTGTGCAGCATGTACACCCCCATATGCCTGGAGGACTATAAGAAACCCCTACCGCCGTGCCGGAGCGTCTGCGAGCGAGCCAAGGCGGGCTGCGCCCCGCTCATGCGGCAATACGGCTTCCCTTGGCCGGATCGCATGAGGTGCGACTTGCTACCCGTGCAGGGAGCACCAGACACGCTGTGCATGGACTACAACCGAACCGACTCCACCACGGTTTCACCGGTGCTATCCAAACCCACCAACTACCCCAGCAAAGCCTTTAATCCGCACAAAAAGAAAAGCGGGCGACCGGGTGTCGGAGCCAAAGCGAGTAAGCCCTGCGAGCCGGGATGCCAGTGTCGCGCTCCGATGGTGGCGGTCAACAGCGACCGACACCCGCTGTACAACCGCGTCAAGACTGGTCAGATCCCGAATTGCGCCATGCCGTGCCACAACCCGTATTTCACCCAGGACGAGCGGACTTTCACGGCCTTCTGGATCGGACTCTGGTCGGTGCTGTGCTTCATATCCACCTTCGCCACCGTCGCTACCTTCCTGATAGACATGGAGCGGTTTAAATACCCCGAGCGCCCCATTATTTTCCTCTCAGCTTGTTATATGTTCGTGTCGATCGGCTACATTGTCCGATTAATTGCTGGGCACGAGAAAGTGGCGTGTAACCGGGAATATGACGTGGAGCACATACACTACGAGACCACCGGCCCCGCGCTATGCACCGTTGTGTTTTTGTTGATCTACTTCTTCGGGATGGCCAGCTCGATATGGTGGGTCATCCTCTCGCTCACCTGGTTCCTGGCGGCGGGCATGAAGTGGGGCAACGAGGCCATCGCGGGCTACTCTCAGTACTTCCACCTGGCCGCCTGGCTCATCCCGTCCATGAAGTCTATAGCCGTGCTCGCGCTGAGCTCGGTGGACGGCGACCCGGTCGCCGGGATCTGCTACGTGGGCAACCAGAACTTGGACAACCTGCGGGGCTTCGTGTTGGCGCCGCTTGTGATCTACCTGTTCATCGGCACCATGTTTCTTTTGGCTGGATTTGTGTCGCTCTTTAGGATCAGAAGTGTCATTAAGCAGGGTGGCACTAAAACGGACAAGCTCGAGAAGCTGATGATCCGAATCGGGATCTTCACCGTGCTCTACACGGTTCCCGCCACCATCATCGTGGCGTGTTACTTCTACGAGCAGCACAACAGACAAAGTTGGGAGATCACTCATAACTGTTCGTGTTTATTGGAGCAGGAGATCAAGAGGCCGGACTATGCCGTTTTTATGCTCAAATACTTCATGTGCCTTCTGGTGGGCATCACCTCTGGAGTTTGGACTTGGTCCGGTAAGACCCTGGAGTCTTGGCGGAGTTTCTGTACGCGCTGCTGCTGGGGCAGCAAGGGCTCCGGCGGCTCCATGTACAGTGATGTGAGCACGGGATTAACGTGGAGGTCCGGTACCGCCAGCTCGGTGTCCTGCCCCAAGCAGATGCCTTTGTCCCAGGTCTGA
- the gjd4 gene encoding gap junction delta-4 protein, whose product MAKQTVSEVIFITLNHNITLIGKAWLILVVFLRILVLLFAGYPLYQDEQERFVCNTIQPGCANVCYDMFAPLSLFRFWLVQLTTLCLPYVMFIIYVIHKVSSGLPSDSGTSESIKADSIYKIHQESFRKASLCKTVVKAEKGREQYFTGAYILHLLLRILVEAGFGAAHYYLFGFHIPKRFMCQQSPCTTMVDCYISRPTEKTIMLNFMLGAAALSLLLNMCDLICAVKRSVRQKSKGKMLVEKMYAEEQYYLSGNGNQVVDASMPPTQDVMAPGVFRKRGTRNSSGDEAASVLLDDDLPPSATFGGMPTIAGMPGSNHNDDSSSYQPTQEDGMVREGSEVALYPSESLGTPRSIRVSKRGRLKPPPPPRRDKLAAQGAIDVSGATAVCSRRVGQYTLVEMKTGEDVPTCNGDTQEKRSEWV is encoded by the exons ATGGCTAAACAGACCGTTTCTGAAGTGATCTTCATAACACTGAATCACAACATCACCCTCATAG GGAAAGCATGGCTCATCCTGGTGGTATTCCTAAGGATCCTGGTCTTGCTGTTTGCTGGTTATCCCCTCTACCAGGATGAACAGGAACGATTTGTGTGTAACACCATTCAGCCTGGTTGTGCCAATGTGTGCTACGACATGTTTGCCCCTCTTTCCCTTTTCCGATTTTGGCTGGTGCAGCTCACCACCCTGTGCCTTCCCTATGTCATGTTCATCATCTATGTGATCCACAAAGTGAGTTCTGGCCTACCTTCTGATAGCGGAACTTCAGAGTCCATAAAAGCGGACTCCATCTATAAGATCCATCAAGAATCTTTCAGGAAAGCATCTCTTTGTAAAACCGTTGTGAAGGCTGAGAAGGGGCGAGAGCAGTACTTCACAGGTGCCTACATCTTGCATCTCTTGCTTCGGATACTTGTAGAAGCTGGATTTGGAGCTGCACATTATTACTTGTTTGGCTTCCACATCCCCAAACGCTTTATGTGTCAGCAGTCACCTTGTACAACAATGGTGGACTGCTACATCTCTAGACCCACTGAGAAAACCATCATGCTGAACTTCATGTTGGGGGCAGCAGCTTTGTCCTTGCTGCTAAACATGTGTGACCTAATCTGTGCCGTCAAACGCTCTGTGAGGCAAAAAAGCAAAGGGAAGATGCTAGTAGAAAAGATGTACGCAGAGGAGCAGTATTACCTGTCCGGGAACGGGAATCAAGTTGTGGACGCCAGTATGCCGCCGACTCAAGATGTGATGGCACCGGGAGTGTTCCGCAAAAGAGGGACCAGAAACTCAAGTGGTGATGAAGCTGCTTCCGTTCTTTTGGACGATGATCTTCCACCATCCGCAACTTTTGGAGGAATGCCTACAATTGCTGGAATGCCTGGTTCCAACCACAATGACGATAGCAGTAGTTACCAACCCACCCAGGAAGATGGGATGGTAAGAGAGGGCAGTGAAGTGGCACTGTACCCTAGTGAGTCTTTGGGGACTCCTAGATCCATTAGAGTTAGCAAACGTGGTCGTCTCAAACCTCCACCACCTCCACGAAGGGACAAACTAGCTGCTCAAGGTGCAATTGATGTCTCGGGAGCAACAGCGGTGTGTTCCAGAAGAGTAGGGCAATATACTCTGGTAGAAATGAAGACTGGGGAGGACGTACCAACTTGCAATGGAGACACACAAGAGAAAAGGTCGGAATGGGTTTGA